The Gloeocapsopsis sp. IPPAS B-1203 region TAGTTGACCATTTTCCATAATTTCTTTAGGTATAAAGCCCAAATATTCTAGTTGAGAAATCAGTGTTTTTGCACTATGTCCACCAGCCTTAAGTGCTTCAGAATTTAGCTCAATTATCATTACTAGTTCTGGATTTCTCCGAACTGTTTCTACCATACCAGCCAGAACCTGAGGTTCTACACCCTCAACGTCGATCTTCACAAAGCCCACTGCAGGATTCTTCAATGCAGACATATAAGCATCTACGGTGGTGCATGGAACTCTAACGCTTCCTTCTTCGTTCTGGGTCCATTGCTCATTTAGACTATGCGTGCAATTTCCCTTAGAAATAAAAAGCTCTACTTCTCCGATACTATCTGAGAGTGCTTGACAAACTGGCTCTGCAACGTGGCACTCTCTAGCTTTGATATTATGCAATAGTAAGGGGTAGTTTTCAGGACAAGGTTCAAAGGCAATTACTTTTCCATTAGGTCCAACTAAGTCAGAAAATAACCAGGTGAAATAGCCTATATGAGCACCTATATCTAAGACAAGCATCCCAGGTTTAATCAACTGCTGACACCATTGAACTGTTTCGTATTCGTACCAACCCATAATCATTTCCCAGCGCCAGCGCCATGTCCATCGCCAACCACCAGTCGTTCGAGATGGAAACTGAATACCTTGCTTCTTACCACTTATAAGGGCAAGCATTTTAATAAAGTACCTAAATGCTTTGCGATATAGAGAAATCTGGCTATTACTGTGTAAATAGCTCTCCAACATCTGCAAATATAATCTGTGACTGAGTGATGTTCTGATATAGTTATTCATACTTAGAATTTAGAAGGTTACGGAAGACTATCTCAATAGCAATATCAAAAAGTGTTTGAACCTGTAGCTGTAAAATTTACAAACTACCACGAGCAACTGCATTATGCTCTAACAAAATTTTTAAATTTTTTAAACATATTTTTTTTACTCAAAAAAGAAGAGTTTTTTCTTAGTGTTTTTTCGTAGTTTAATTCTTTCACAATTTTTAGATAGTACGTTGGATGAATTACATCAAGTTGTGTTAAATCAGATTCAACTTTTTCTGCCTCTAATAAAGGATAATTGCTCAATAATTCCTTTTTCACAAACAGAAGAATTCCTTGTGAATAACACCACATAACTCTTGGGTTTGACCATAATTTACTTCTAATAACATCAATGGCTACATACCCTCTGTTACTGAAATGTTTTGCCCAATAAGATGGCCACTGACAATTGATATGCATATTTCCAGGTACAAAAGGAACTGCTGCTGAGAATAGAATAACTGGAGCTAACTTAATTAAAGACTCAACAAACGTTTCAGCACTATCAGCTGATAAATGTTCAGCTGTTTCAACAGAA contains the following coding sequences:
- a CDS encoding FkbM family methyltransferase, with product MLALISGKKQGIQFPSRTTGGWRWTWRWRWEMIMGWYEYETVQWCQQLIKPGMLVLDIGAHIGYFTWLFSDLVGPNGKVIAFEPCPENYPLLLHNIKARECHVAEPVCQALSDSIGEVELFISKGNCTHSLNEQWTQNEEGSVRVPCTTVDAYMSALKNPAVGFVKIDVEGVEPQVLAGMVETVRRNPELVMIIELNSEALKAGGHSAKTLISQLEYLGFIPKEIMENGQLISPSEISSRKVRNLLCIRA
- a CDS encoding class I SAM-dependent methyltransferase, with the protein product MTLKTYQYIEGSYNHLQSTRPSALEIIPEVIKLVQPTSVIDLGCGIGVWLSVFQELGVENVTGVDGHWVDQKKIKIPKENFISADLNQTFSLKKEFDLAISVETAEHLSADSAETFVESLIKLAPVILFSAAVPFVPGNMHINCQWPSYWAKHFSNRGYVAIDVIRSKLWSNPRVMWCYSQGILLFVKKELLSNYPLLEAEKVESDLTQLDVIHPTYYLKIVKELNYEKTLRKNSSFLSKKNMFKKFKNFVRA